A window from Streptomyces sp. NBC_00271 encodes these proteins:
- the hypB gene encoding hydrogenase nickel incorporation protein HypB, translating to MCRVVDLQQAVLAKNDETAHTLRAGLAARGTTVVNLLSSPGSGKTALLEGELGLARERSVPVAALTADLATENDAQRLARSGVPVKQVLTDGLCHLEAAMLGRHLEDWLPDDTRLLFVENVGNLVCPASYDLGETLRVVLASVTEGEDKPLKYPTAFGLAHLVVVTKTDIAEAVEFDEAAFRANVQRVNPGVDVLLTSARRNRGVGALLDRALAAADGVPLHEPVMARRPDGASHTHPHHGHEHPHGAGAMAHTQS from the coding sequence ATGTGCCGTGTGGTCGACCTGCAGCAGGCCGTCCTGGCCAAGAACGACGAGACCGCGCACACCCTGCGCGCCGGCCTTGCGGCCCGCGGCACCACGGTCGTCAACCTGCTCTCCAGCCCCGGCAGCGGCAAGACCGCCCTGCTGGAGGGTGAACTGGGGCTCGCGCGCGAGCGGTCCGTGCCCGTCGCGGCGCTCACCGCCGACCTCGCCACCGAGAACGACGCGCAGCGGCTGGCCCGGTCGGGCGTCCCGGTCAAGCAGGTCCTCACGGACGGGCTGTGCCACCTGGAGGCCGCGATGCTCGGCCGCCACCTGGAGGACTGGCTGCCCGACGACACCCGGCTCCTGTTCGTCGAGAACGTCGGCAACCTCGTCTGCCCGGCCTCCTACGACCTCGGGGAGACCCTGAGAGTGGTGCTCGCCTCCGTGACCGAGGGCGAGGACAAGCCGCTCAAGTACCCCACCGCCTTCGGCCTCGCCCACCTGGTGGTGGTCACCAAGACCGACATCGCCGAGGCCGTCGAGTTCGACGAGGCGGCGTTCCGCGCGAACGTCCAGCGGGTCAACCCTGGAGTGGACGTGCTGCTGACCTCGGCCCGCCGGAACCGGGGCGTCGGAGCCCTGCTCGACCGGGCGCTGGCGGCCGCGGACGGCGTCCCGCTCCACGAGCCCGTCATGGCACGCCGACCCGACGGCGCCTCACACACCCACCCACATCACGGCCACGAGCACCCGCACGGCGCCGGCGCCATGGCGCACACCCAATCGTGA
- the hypF gene encoding carbamoyltransferase HypF has protein sequence MAAVADGTPLRRRVTVRGVVQGVGFRPYVYTLATGLELSGHVTNTPEGVIAEVEGAPSAVARFCDRIAVQAPPLARVDSVHHDDVPVTGDAAFTILASRTGGPAGTLIPPDTATCADCLRELADPADRRHRHPFINCTHCGPRFTIVTGLPYDRSHTTMAGFPMCSDCAREYADPADRRFHAQPVACPACGPRLRLLVPRPGVSGPPEPVAGADPVAEARRLLAGGAILAVKGLGGYHLACDATNPEAVALLRRRKARGDKPFAVMARSLDDLWHLVRIGAEERSLLDGATRPIVLLRRRREVPVAGAPRPADSVAPGSPDLGVMLPYTPLHHLLFGLPGDPEGPLLLVMTSGNVSGEPIVTDDGEALERLARLADGWLTHDRPIHVPCDDSVVRVCDGALLPLRRARGYAPLPLTLPVPVRPALAVGGDLKNALCLGEGRRAWLSAHIGDMDDLATQHAFERAVAQLESITPVRPELLAADRHPAYRSARWADRNASGRPVVRVQHHHAHVAAAMAEHGLDGGRPVIGVAFDGTGYGDDGAVWGGEILLADYDGFTRFGHLAYVPLPGGDAAVRRPYRMALAHLRAAGIDWSDELACASACPPDERRVLKRQLERDLNCVPTSSMGRLFDAVSSLVGVCHAAGYEAQAAMELEAAALEAPAGDPVAYAFALRPAGMTDRSRGGADEGPVLADPAPVLAAIVEDLRSGAGPAVVAARFHRAVAGLVHRVCVLARERHAVETVALTGGVFANSLLSSACAAALGADGFTVLRHRLVPPGDGGLALGQLVVAARAEDRTRAND, from the coding sequence ATGGCCGCCGTCGCCGACGGGACACCGCTGCGCCGACGGGTCACCGTACGGGGTGTCGTGCAGGGCGTCGGCTTCCGCCCGTACGTCTACACCCTCGCCACCGGCCTCGAACTGTCCGGCCATGTCACCAACACCCCCGAGGGCGTCATCGCGGAGGTCGAGGGCGCCCCCTCGGCCGTCGCCCGCTTCTGCGACCGCATCGCCGTCCAGGCACCGCCGCTGGCCCGCGTGGACTCCGTGCACCACGACGACGTACCCGTCACCGGTGACGCCGCGTTCACCATCCTCGCCTCCCGCACGGGCGGCCCGGCGGGCACCCTGATCCCGCCGGACACCGCCACCTGCGCCGACTGCCTGCGTGAACTCGCCGACCCCGCCGACCGGCGTCACCGCCACCCCTTCATCAACTGCACCCACTGCGGCCCCCGGTTCACCATCGTCACCGGCCTGCCCTACGACCGCTCCCACACCACCATGGCCGGCTTCCCGATGTGTTCCGACTGCGCCCGCGAGTACGCCGATCCGGCCGACCGCCGCTTCCACGCGCAACCCGTCGCCTGCCCGGCCTGCGGCCCGCGACTGCGGCTGCTCGTCCCCCGACCGGGCGTGAGCGGCCCTCCGGAGCCCGTCGCCGGAGCGGACCCGGTCGCCGAGGCTCGCCGGCTCCTGGCGGGCGGCGCGATCCTCGCGGTCAAGGGCCTCGGCGGCTACCACCTGGCCTGCGACGCCACGAACCCCGAAGCCGTCGCCCTGCTGCGCCGCCGCAAGGCCCGAGGGGACAAACCCTTCGCCGTCATGGCCCGAAGCCTCGACGACCTCTGGCACCTCGTACGGATCGGCGCCGAGGAGCGGAGCCTGCTCGACGGCGCCACCCGGCCCATCGTGCTGCTGCGCCGCCGCAGGGAGGTACCCGTGGCGGGGGCACCACGGCCCGCCGACTCCGTCGCGCCCGGCAGCCCCGACCTCGGCGTCATGCTGCCGTACACCCCCCTGCACCACCTGCTGTTCGGACTGCCCGGCGACCCCGAGGGACCCCTACTGCTCGTCATGACCAGCGGCAACGTGTCCGGTGAGCCGATCGTCACCGACGACGGGGAGGCGCTGGAGCGGCTGGCGCGGCTGGCCGACGGCTGGCTCACCCACGACCGGCCGATCCATGTGCCGTGCGACGACTCCGTGGTGCGCGTGTGCGACGGCGCGTTGTTGCCGCTGCGCCGTGCCCGCGGCTACGCGCCCCTGCCGCTGACCCTGCCGGTCCCGGTGCGTCCGGCCCTCGCCGTCGGCGGGGACCTCAAGAACGCGCTCTGCCTCGGCGAGGGCCGCCGGGCCTGGCTCTCCGCCCACATCGGCGACATGGACGACCTCGCCACCCAGCACGCCTTCGAACGCGCCGTGGCCCAACTGGAGTCCATCACCCCCGTACGTCCCGAACTGCTCGCGGCGGACCGGCACCCCGCATACCGTTCGGCGCGCTGGGCCGACCGGAACGCGTCGGGCAGGCCCGTCGTACGCGTCCAGCACCACCACGCCCATGTCGCCGCCGCGATGGCCGAACACGGGCTCGACGGCGGCCGGCCGGTGATCGGGGTCGCCTTCGACGGCACGGGTTACGGCGACGACGGGGCGGTGTGGGGCGGGGAGATCCTGCTCGCCGACTACGACGGCTTCACCCGGTTCGGGCACCTCGCGTATGTGCCGCTGCCCGGCGGTGACGCGGCGGTGCGACGGCCGTACCGGATGGCGCTCGCGCATCTGCGCGCGGCGGGGATCGACTGGTCGGACGAGCTGGCCTGCGCGAGTGCCTGCCCGCCCGACGAACGGCGCGTGCTGAAGCGGCAGTTGGAGCGCGACCTGAACTGTGTCCCCACCTCCAGCATGGGCCGCCTCTTCGACGCGGTGTCCTCCCTCGTGGGCGTGTGCCACGCGGCCGGCTACGAGGCCCAGGCGGCGATGGAGCTGGAGGCCGCGGCGCTGGAGGCTCCCGCCGGGGACCCTGTCGCGTACGCGTTCGCCCTACGACCGGCAGGAATGACCGACCGTTCACGCGGCGGTGCGGATGAGGGCCCCGTCCTCGCGGATCCCGCACCTGTGCTCGCGGCGATCGTCGAGGACCTGCGCTCGGGGGCCGGACCGGCCGTCGTCGCGGCGCGCTTCCATCGGGCCGTCGCCGGTCTCGTGCACCGCGTCTGTGTGCTGGCGCGCGAACGGCACGCGGTGGAGACGGTGGCCCTGACCGGCGGGGTGTTCGCCAACTCGCTGCTGTCCTCCGCCTGCGCGGCGGCCCTGGGCGCGGACGGATTCACGGTCCTGCGCCACCGCCTGGTCCCGCCGGGCGACGGCGGTCTGGCCCTCGGGCAGCTAGTGGTGGCCGCGCGCGCCGAGGACCGTACCCGAGCCAACGACTGA
- the hypD gene encoding hydrogenase formation protein HypD: MKYIDEFQDPDLARRLLDDIHSTVTRPWALMEVCGGQTHTIIRHGIDQLLPDQVELIHGPGCPVCVTPLEVIDKALEIASRPGVIFCSFGDMLRVPGTGRDLFQVRSAGGDVRVVYSPLDALRIAQQNPDREVVFFGIGFETTAPPNAMTVYQARKLGIPNFSLLVSHVRVPPAIEAIMQSPTCRVQGFLAAGHVCSVMGVGEYPELAERFRVPIVVTGFEPLDILEGVRRTVAQLERGEHTVDNAYPRAVRPEGNPAARAMLEDVFEVTDRAWRGIGVIPDSGWRLSPKYREYDAEHRFSVDGIQTREPAACRSGEVLQGLLKPHECEAFGTLCTPRTPLGATMVSSEGACAAYYLYRRLDLTPAPREATPVV; this comes from the coding sequence GTGAAGTACATCGACGAGTTCCAGGACCCCGACCTGGCACGTCGGCTGCTCGACGACATCCACTCCACGGTGACCAGGCCATGGGCGCTGATGGAGGTCTGTGGCGGACAGACGCACACCATCATCCGCCACGGCATCGACCAACTCCTGCCGGACCAGGTCGAGTTGATCCACGGTCCGGGGTGTCCCGTGTGTGTGACCCCGTTGGAGGTCATCGACAAGGCGCTGGAGATCGCCTCCCGGCCGGGGGTGATCTTCTGTTCCTTCGGCGACATGCTCCGGGTGCCCGGCACGGGACGGGACCTGTTCCAGGTGCGGAGCGCGGGCGGCGACGTACGGGTCGTGTACTCGCCGCTCGACGCCCTGCGGATCGCCCAGCAGAACCCCGACCGCGAGGTCGTCTTCTTCGGCATCGGCTTCGAGACGACCGCGCCGCCCAACGCGATGACGGTGTATCAGGCCCGCAAGCTCGGCATCCCGAACTTCAGCCTGCTGGTGTCCCACGTCCGCGTACCGCCCGCCATCGAGGCGATCATGCAGTCACCGACCTGCCGCGTCCAGGGCTTCCTGGCGGCCGGGCACGTGTGCAGCGTGATGGGGGTGGGGGAGTACCCGGAACTGGCGGAGCGCTTCCGGGTCCCGATCGTCGTGACCGGATTCGAGCCCCTGGACATCCTCGAAGGCGTACGCCGGACCGTGGCGCAGCTGGAGCGCGGCGAGCACACCGTCGACAACGCCTACCCCCGTGCCGTCCGCCCGGAAGGGAATCCGGCGGCGCGGGCCATGCTGGAGGATGTCTTCGAGGTCACCGACCGGGCCTGGCGCGGCATCGGGGTGATCCCCGACAGCGGCTGGCGGCTGTCCCCGAAGTACCGGGAGTACGACGCCGAGCACCGTTTCTCGGTCGACGGCATCCAGACCCGCGAACCGGCCGCCTGCCGCAGTGGCGAGGTCCTGCAGGGCCTGCTCAAGCCGCACGAGTGCGAGGCGTTCGGCACGCTCTGCACCCCTCGCACCCCGCTCGGCGCCACCATGGTCTCCAGCGAGGGCGCCTGCGCCGCGTACTACCTCTACCGGCGCCTGGACCTCACCCCCGCGCCCCGGGAGGCGACCCCCGTTGTCTGA
- the hypE gene encoding hydrogenase expression/formation protein HypE, translating to MSETIGTTELRTPVLDPAAWTCPAPLRDQPRIVMGHGGGGALSAELVQHVFAPAFGGDVLAQLGDAAALSLGGVRMAFSTDSFVVRPLFFPGGSIGDLAVNGTVNDLAMSGARAAYLSCGFILEEGVEMETVARVAEAFGAAARTAGVEVATGDTKVVEAGHGDGIFINTAGIGLIPAGVDLRPQRVVPGDVVLVSGAIGVHGVAIMSVREGLEFGVEIESDCAALGGLVDAMLAVTPDLHVLRDPTRGGLAAALNEIAAASGTGVVIRERDVPVPPAVANACAVLGLDPMYVANEGKLVAFVPREHADAVLDAMRAHPLGTESRIIGEAVDAHPGMVVARTGLGGTRVVDLPIGEQLPRIC from the coding sequence TTGTCTGAGACCATCGGCACCACCGAACTCCGTACGCCCGTACTCGACCCCGCCGCCTGGACCTGCCCGGCGCCGCTGCGCGACCAGCCGCGGATCGTCATGGGCCACGGGGGAGGCGGAGCCCTGTCCGCCGAACTCGTCCAGCACGTCTTCGCGCCCGCGTTCGGCGGTGACGTGCTCGCCCAGCTGGGCGACGCCGCGGCACTGTCGTTGGGCGGTGTCCGGATGGCCTTCTCCACCGACTCCTTCGTGGTGCGGCCACTGTTCTTCCCCGGCGGCAGCATCGGTGACCTCGCCGTCAACGGCACCGTCAACGACCTCGCCATGAGCGGCGCCCGGGCCGCCTACCTCTCCTGCGGCTTCATCCTGGAGGAGGGCGTCGAGATGGAGACCGTCGCCCGCGTGGCCGAGGCATTCGGCGCGGCGGCGCGGACCGCGGGCGTCGAGGTCGCGACCGGCGACACCAAGGTGGTGGAGGCCGGGCACGGCGACGGGATCTTCATCAACACGGCCGGGATCGGGCTCATCCCGGCGGGCGTCGACCTGCGCCCGCAGCGGGTCGTGCCCGGCGATGTCGTGCTGGTCAGCGGTGCGATCGGCGTGCACGGTGTGGCGATCATGAGCGTGCGTGAGGGCCTGGAGTTCGGGGTGGAGATCGAGAGCGACTGTGCGGCGCTCGGCGGTCTGGTCGACGCCATGCTCGCCGTCACCCCGGATCTGCATGTGCTGCGCGATCCCACCCGGGGCGGGCTGGCCGCCGCCCTGAACGAGATCGCGGCGGCCTCGGGCACCGGCGTCGTCATCCGGGAGCGTGACGTCCCGGTCCCACCGGCCGTCGCCAACGCCTGCGCCGTGCTGGGCCTCGACCCGATGTACGTGGCCAACGAGGGCAAGCTGGTGGCGTTCGTGCCCCGCGAGCACGCCGACGCCGTTCTGGACGCCATGCGGGCGCACCCGCTGGGCACGGAGTCGAGGATCATCGGCGAGGCCGTGGACGCCCATCCGGGCATGGTGGTGGCCCGCACCGGGCTGGGCGGCACCCGGGTGGTCGACCTGCCGATCGGGGAACAGTTGCCGAGGATCTGCTGA
- a CDS encoding SDR family oxidoreductase, with the protein MVTGAGRGMGLACARRLADQVDRLLLVDRDEATVTAAARDLSATGQGAVVEPFVLDITDAAVLAGLAARVGELGTLRAVAHAAGISPTMADWRRIFTVDLVGTALLARTLRPLATEGTALVCFASMAPLLGGTGPAPAVDAVLDDPLDEGFLDRVQEAVGPGVEDTGIAYAWAKRGVHRFVQREAVRIGPLGARVCSVSPGLIDTPQGRQESVSHPGTERLLRQTPLGRQGRSEDVAAAVAFLLSSEAGFLSGIDLLVDGGVCAAVRTRAGRT; encoded by the coding sequence ATCGTCACCGGCGCCGGCCGCGGGATGGGTCTGGCCTGCGCGCGGCGGCTCGCCGACCAGGTGGACAGGCTGCTCCTCGTCGACCGGGACGAGGCGACCGTGACCGCGGCCGCCAGGGACCTGTCCGCCACCGGGCAGGGGGCCGTCGTCGAACCGTTCGTCCTCGACATCACCGATGCCGCGGTTCTGGCCGGACTCGCCGCACGCGTCGGCGAACTGGGCACCCTGCGTGCCGTCGCCCACGCCGCGGGCATCTCGCCCACCATGGCCGACTGGCGTCGTATCTTCACCGTCGACCTCGTCGGGACCGCGCTGCTGGCCCGGACGCTTCGCCCGCTCGCGACCGAGGGCACGGCCCTGGTGTGCTTCGCGTCGATGGCCCCGCTGCTCGGCGGCACCGGTCCCGCCCCGGCCGTCGACGCGGTGCTGGACGACCCGCTCGACGAGGGGTTCCTCGACCGCGTCCAGGAGGCCGTCGGGCCGGGCGTCGAGGACACCGGCATCGCGTACGCGTGGGCCAAGCGCGGGGTGCACCGCTTCGTCCAGCGCGAGGCGGTGCGCATCGGCCCGCTCGGTGCCCGTGTCTGCTCGGTGTCCCCCGGGCTGATCGACACTCCTCAGGGGCGGCAGGAATCCGTGAGCCATCCGGGGACGGAGAGGTTGCTGCGGCAGACTCCGCTCGGCCGGCAGGGGCGGTCCGAGGACGTCGCCGCGGCCGTCGCCTTCCTGTTGTCGTCCGAGGCCGGTTTCCTCAGCGGGATCGACCTCCTCGTGGACGGCGGGGTGTGCGCCGCCGTCCGGACCCGAGCCGGCCGCACGTGA
- a CDS encoding DUF5947 family protein, with the protein MSAPPAPRPATRDSGLRRFLTGREPRPERCGLCAVAVDEARHRHLVDIEHRAIVCACTSCALLMEQPGAARGRFRAVPDRYLTDPDHQLDEGAWEALQIPVGVAFFFRNAALDRLVALYPSPAGATESELDPATWSSVLGDSRLAELLEPDVEALLLRRHEGRCECYLVPVDICYELVGRMRLLWQGFDGGAEARAALDTFFAHVERRARPVREEGPA; encoded by the coding sequence ATGAGCGCGCCCCCGGCCCCCCGACCGGCCACGCGCGACTCCGGGCTGCGCAGGTTCCTGACCGGACGTGAACCGCGGCCGGAGCGGTGCGGACTGTGCGCGGTGGCGGTGGACGAGGCACGCCACCGCCACCTGGTGGACATCGAGCACCGGGCCATCGTCTGCGCCTGTACGTCCTGCGCCCTGCTGATGGAACAGCCGGGCGCCGCACGCGGCCGTTTCCGCGCGGTTCCGGACCGCTATCTCACCGACCCGGACCACCAGCTCGACGAGGGCGCCTGGGAGGCGCTGCAGATCCCGGTCGGCGTCGCCTTCTTCTTCCGCAACGCCGCGCTCGACCGGCTGGTGGCCCTCTATCCGAGCCCGGCCGGGGCCACCGAGAGCGAACTCGATCCGGCGACATGGAGCTCCGTCCTCGGTGACAGCCGCCTCGCCGAACTGCTCGAACCCGATGTGGAGGCGCTGTTGCTGCGCCGCCACGAGGGCCGCTGCGAGTGCTATCTCGTGCCCGTCGACATCTGCTACGAACTGGTCGGCCGGATGCGCCTGTTGTGGCAGGGCTTCGACGGCGGCGCCGAGGCCCGCGCCGCCCTCGACACCTTCTTCGCACACGTCGAGCGACGCGCCCGCCCCGTACGCGAGGAGGGCCCGGCGTGA
- a CDS encoding DUF6893 family small protein: MIKTLVGGALAAVVTAVLVQILPDLRRYLRIRSM, encoded by the coding sequence ATGATCAAGACCCTCGTCGGCGGCGCGCTGGCCGCCGTTGTCACCGCCGTCCTCGTGCAGATCCTGCCCGACCTCAGACGCTACCTGCGGATCAGGAGCATGTGA
- a CDS encoding hydrogenase maturation protease: MSPPADPPRRESGKVLVAGIGNIFLGDDGFGVETVRALAGRQLPPHVEAVDIGVRGVHLAYQVLDGYDTLILVDATARGERPGTLYVIEHDSADAGEPHGVALDGHRMTPDTVLALLGTLCATTGGQPPRRTLVVGCEPASVEEGIGLSPPVSAAVPEAVRLIEELLRADEPGESAPRATVGEAAK, encoded by the coding sequence ATGAGCCCGCCCGCGGACCCACCCCGCCGGGAGAGCGGCAAGGTCCTCGTCGCCGGGATCGGGAACATCTTCCTCGGGGACGACGGCTTCGGCGTGGAGACCGTGCGCGCACTCGCCGGGCGGCAACTGCCCCCGCACGTCGAGGCCGTGGACATCGGCGTACGAGGCGTGCACCTCGCGTACCAGGTCCTCGACGGCTACGACACCCTGATCCTGGTGGACGCCACCGCGCGCGGCGAGCGCCCCGGCACCCTGTACGTCATCGAACACGACAGTGCCGACGCGGGCGAGCCGCACGGCGTCGCGCTCGACGGCCACCGGATGACCCCCGACACGGTGCTCGCGCTGCTGGGGACCCTCTGCGCCACCACCGGCGGGCAGCCGCCGCGCCGCACGCTGGTCGTGGGATGCGAACCCGCCTCCGTCGAGGAGGGAATCGGGCTCAGCCCGCCGGTGTCGGCCGCCGTGCCGGAGGCCGTCCGGCTGATCGAAGAGTTGCTGCGGGCCGACGAACCGGGAGAGTCCGCGCCGCGGGCCACGGTCGGCGAAGCCGCGAAGTGA
- a CDS encoding SigB/SigF/SigG family RNA polymerase sigma factor codes for MRMTSGTKRHPHDDAPDTAAAFVRLAGLPAGPEREALREEIIRSWLPMSERVAGRYRGKGESVEDLNQVAALGLVKAVDRYDPELGNAFESYAVPTITGEIKRHFRDHMWTLHVPRRVQDVRNRVRAALKDLSQTMQGQRPTVAEIAAYAHLTEDEVRTGLEALDSFSALSLDAELPGGDDGYALNDALGARDTGFDLVIDRESVKPALHELPERERAILYLRFFQGMTQSCIADQLGISQMHVSRLLSDCCATLREQVLSDAA; via the coding sequence ATGCGCATGACGTCCGGCACCAAAAGACACCCCCATGACGACGCCCCCGACACCGCCGCGGCCTTCGTCCGCCTCGCGGGCCTGCCCGCCGGGCCCGAGCGGGAGGCGCTTCGCGAGGAGATCATCCGGTCCTGGCTGCCCATGTCGGAGCGTGTAGCCGGCCGCTACCGGGGCAAGGGCGAGTCGGTCGAGGACCTCAATCAGGTGGCCGCGCTCGGCCTGGTCAAGGCCGTCGACCGCTACGACCCCGAGCTCGGCAACGCCTTCGAGAGCTACGCCGTCCCGACCATCACCGGCGAGATCAAGCGCCACTTCCGCGACCACATGTGGACCCTGCACGTCCCGCGCCGCGTCCAGGACGTGCGCAACAGGGTGCGCGCGGCCCTCAAGGACCTGTCGCAGACGATGCAGGGCCAACGACCCACCGTCGCCGAGATCGCCGCGTACGCGCACCTGACCGAGGACGAGGTACGTACCGGTCTCGAGGCCCTGGACAGCTTCTCCGCGCTCTCCCTGGACGCCGAACTGCCGGGCGGGGACGACGGCTACGCGCTCAACGACGCGCTGGGCGCGCGCGACACCGGATTCGACCTGGTCATCGATCGCGAGTCGGTGAAGCCGGCCCTGCACGAGCTCCCCGAGCGCGAACGGGCCATCCTCTACCTGCGCTTCTTCCAGGGCATGACGCAGAGCTGCATCGCCGATCAGCTCGGCATCTCGCAGATGCACGTCTCGCGCCTCCTCAGCGACTGCTGCGCCACCCTGCGCGAACAGGTGCTCTCCGATGCGGCATAG
- a CDS encoding DUF6084 family protein translates to MTEFAFTCTGVRADRFAAGPTLVFRLRITATGDEPVHAMALRCQIRIEPAKRGYETAEAEGLADLFGERSRWGSTLQPVQFAQVSVMVPAFTGETETDLVVPCTYDMDIAATRYFDALTSGEVPLLMLFSGTAFTGAGGFRVEPVPWDREAVFRMPVATWREMVEQHFPGCGWIRLPRDTMDALLAFRSRRALPSWEATVRALLDESGGAAPAPPRRFSLTGITSTTSTTGRTAP, encoded by the coding sequence GTGACGGAGTTCGCCTTCACCTGCACCGGCGTGCGCGCGGACCGGTTCGCCGCCGGACCGACCCTGGTCTTCCGGCTGCGCATCACCGCGACCGGCGACGAACCGGTCCACGCCATGGCGCTGCGCTGCCAGATCCGTATCGAGCCCGCCAAGCGCGGCTACGAGACCGCGGAGGCCGAGGGGCTCGCCGATCTCTTCGGCGAACGTTCGCGCTGGGGCAGCACCCTCCAACCGGTGCAGTTCGCCCAGGTCTCCGTCATGGTCCCCGCCTTCACCGGGGAGACCGAGACGGACCTCGTCGTGCCGTGCACCTACGACATGGACATCGCCGCGACCCGCTACTTCGATGCGCTGACCAGCGGTGAAGTGCCGCTGCTGATGCTGTTCTCCGGCACGGCGTTCACCGGAGCGGGCGGCTTTCGCGTCGAACCCGTCCCGTGGGACCGGGAGGCGGTCTTCCGGATGCCGGTGGCCACCTGGCGGGAGATGGTCGAACAGCACTTCCCCGGCTGCGGCTGGATCCGGCTGCCCCGCGACACCATGGACGCCCTGCTCGCCTTCCGCTCCCGACGGGCCCTGCCCTCCTGGGAGGCGACCGTGCGGGCCCTGCTCGACGAGAGCGGCGGGGCGGCTCCCGCACCACCCCGAAGATTCAGTCTCACCGGCATCACCAGCACTACCAGCACCACCGGAAGGACCGCTCCGTGA
- a CDS encoding ABC transporter permease yields MTAPPDDCLARNEWICGEYLSTRRQILLDAVVQHLQLTAVSVLVGLVIAVPLAVLARRWGWAAGPVLAVTTILYTIPSLAMFSLLLPVYGLSATLVVSGLVLYSLTLLVRNILAGLRAVPEETRQAARGMGYGPIRLLLTVELPLAVPASMAGLRIATVSAVSLVTVGAIVGFGGLGNLIYAGMNTYFKAQVLTASVLCVVIAVAADLLLLAVQRLITPWTRAARG; encoded by the coding sequence GTGACCGCGCCCCCGGACGACTGTCTCGCCCGCAACGAGTGGATCTGCGGTGAGTATCTGAGCACGCGCCGCCAGATCCTCCTGGACGCGGTCGTCCAGCACCTCCAGCTCACGGCGGTCTCCGTGCTCGTCGGACTCGTCATCGCGGTGCCGCTGGCCGTCCTGGCCCGGCGCTGGGGCTGGGCGGCCGGACCCGTCCTCGCGGTGACCACGATCCTCTACACCATCCCGTCCCTCGCGATGTTCTCGCTGCTCCTGCCCGTGTACGGGCTGTCGGCCACGCTGGTCGTCTCCGGACTCGTCCTCTACTCGCTGACCCTCCTCGTCCGCAACATCCTCGCGGGCCTGCGCGCCGTCCCCGAGGAGACCCGGCAGGCCGCCCGCGGCATGGGATACGGGCCCATCCGCCTCCTGCTCACCGTGGAACTGCCGCTCGCGGTGCCCGCCTCGATGGCCGGACTGCGCATCGCCACCGTCTCGGCGGTCTCACTGGTGACGGTCGGCGCGATCGTCGGCTTCGGGGGACTCGGCAATCTCATCTACGCGGGCATGAACACCTACTTCAAGGCGCAGGTCCTCACCGCGTCCGTACTCTGCGTCGTCATCGCCGTCGCCGCGGACCTCCTTCTGCTCGCGGTACAGCGGCTCATCACCCCCTGGACGCGGGCGGCCCGCGGATGA
- a CDS encoding HypC/HybG/HupF family hydrogenase formation chaperone produces MCLAVPGRVLDIEERDGTRMANVDFGGVVKEVCLEYLPDLQVGEYAIVHVGFALQRLDEESAKQTLELFATLGLLQEEFGDPWEMAAEVGETLPSAGEEARK; encoded by the coding sequence ATGTGCCTGGCGGTACCCGGCAGAGTGCTGGACATCGAGGAACGGGACGGCACCCGGATGGCCAACGTCGACTTCGGCGGTGTGGTCAAGGAGGTGTGCCTGGAGTACCTGCCCGACCTCCAGGTCGGTGAGTACGCCATCGTGCACGTCGGATTCGCCCTGCAGCGCCTCGACGAGGAGTCGGCGAAGCAGACGCTCGAACTGTTCGCCACCCTCGGCCTGCTGCAGGAGGAGTTCGGCGACCCCTGGGAGATGGCCGCAGAGGTGGGCGAGACCCTGCCGTCCGCGGGAGAGGAGGCGCGGAAGTGA
- the hypA gene encoding hydrogenase maturation nickel metallochaperone HypA, whose amino-acid sequence MHEMSLAMAVIGQVEEAAQRAGDVTAVRSVRLQVGELAGVVPDALSFCFELACAGTVLEGAELVTEAVPGRARCAPCAHEWAVGMPPALTCPRCGGSTTQLLTGRELQILSVQWEDGPTHAHPREPISEER is encoded by the coding sequence ATGCACGAGATGTCCCTCGCGATGGCGGTGATCGGCCAGGTGGAAGAGGCGGCACAGCGGGCCGGTGACGTCACGGCCGTGCGCTCGGTGCGGCTTCAGGTGGGCGAACTGGCCGGTGTCGTACCCGACGCCCTCTCCTTCTGCTTCGAACTGGCCTGCGCCGGAACCGTGCTGGAAGGCGCCGAACTGGTCACCGAGGCCGTGCCGGGACGGGCCCGCTGCGCACCCTGCGCGCACGAATGGGCCGTCGGCATGCCGCCCGCGCTGACCTGCCCGCGATGCGGCGGATCCACCACGCAGCTACTGACGGGCAGGGAACTCCAGATCCTCAGCGTGCAGTGGGAGGACGGCCCGACGCACGCCCACCCCCGCGAACCGATCTCCGAGGAGCGCTGA